A genomic stretch from Tamandua tetradactyla isolate mTamTet1 chromosome 15, mTamTet1.pri, whole genome shotgun sequence includes:
- the SPCS1 gene encoding signal peptidase complex subunit 1 translates to MARGGATSWPGPSETSASGVAAIALPGSAGQPDGTQVQVATLTVSETRPPSLPRPPFALCRPFLRPVMLEHLGSLPTQMDYKGQKLAEQMFQGIILFSAIVGFIYGYVAEQFGWTVYIVMAGFAFSCLLTLPPWPIYRRHPLKWLPVQDSGTEDKKPGDRKIKRHAKNN, encoded by the exons ATGGCGCGGGGCGGGGCTACAAGCTGGCCCGGCCCTTCTGAGACATCTGCTTCCGGGGTCGCGGCCATTGCGCTCCCTGGCTCAGCGGGTCAGCCAGACGGCACGCAGGTTCAGGTTGCGACCCTGACTGTCTCAGAAACTCGACCGCCCTCGTTACCCCGCCCGCCTTTTGCGCTCTGTCGCCCGTTCCTCCGGCCAGTCATGCTGGAGCATCTGGGCTCTCTGCCCACGCAAATG GATTACAAGGGCCAGAAGCTAGCTGAACAGATGTTTCAAggaattattcttttttctgca ATAGTTGGGTTTATCTACGGGTACGTGGCTGAACAGTTCGGATGGACTGTCTACATAGTTATGGCCGGATTTGCTTTTTCGTGTTTG CTGACACTTCCTCCATGGCCCATCTATCGCAGACATCCCCTCAAGTGGTTACCTGTTCAAGACTCAGGAACAGAAGACAAGAaaccaggagatagaaaaattAAGAGGCATGCTAAAAATAATTGA
- the GLT8D1 gene encoding glycosyltransferase 8 domain-containing protein 1 isoform X1, whose translation MSFRKVNIIILVLAVALFLLVLHHNFLGLSSLLRNEISDSGIVGLQPIDFVPNVPHPVVDGRQEEIPVVIAASEDRLGGAIAAMNSIQHNTRSNVIFYIVTLNHTVDHLRSWLNSGSLKNIRYKIVNFDTKLLEGKVKENPDQRESVKPLTFARFYLPILVPSAKKAIYMDDDVIVQGDIFALYNTPLKPGHAAAFSEDCDSAATKVVIRGAGNQYNYIGYLDYKKERIRKLSMKASTCSFNPGVFVANLTEWKRQNITNQLEKWMKLNVEEGLYSRTLAGSITTPPLLIVFYQQHSTIDPMWNVRHLGSSAGKRYSPQFVKAAKLLHWNGHFKPWGRTASYSDVWEKWYIPDPTGKFSLIRRHMEISNIK comes from the exons atgtCATTTCGTAAAG TAAACATCATCATCCTGGTCCTGGCCGTGGCTCTCTTCTTATTGGTTTTGCACCATAACTTCCTTGGTCTGAGTAGTTTGCTTAGGAATGAAATTTCAG ATTCAGGAATTGTGGGGCTTCAGCCTATAGACTTTGTCCCAAATGTTCCCCACCCAGTGGTAGATGGGAGACAAGAGGAGATTCCTGTGGTCATTGCTGCATCTGAGGACAGGCTCGGGGGGGCCATTGCAGCCATGAACAGCATTCAGCACAACACCCGCTCCAATGTGATTTTCTACATTGTCACACTCAACCATACAGTGGACCATCTCCG GTCCTGGCTCAACAGTGGCTCCCTGAAAAACATCAGGTACAAAATTGTGAACTTTGACACCAAACTTCTGGAGGGGAAAGTAAAGGAGAATCCTGACCAACGGGAATCTGTAAAACCA TTAACCTTTGCAAGGTTCTATTTGCCAATTCTGGTTCCCAGTGCAAAGAAGGCCATATATATGGATGATGATGTAATTGTACAAG GTGATATTTTTGCCCTTTATAATACACCACTAAAGCCAGGGCATGCAGCTGCATTTTCAGAAGATTGTGATTCAGCTGCCACTAAAGTTGTGATCCGAGGAGCAGGAAATCAG TACAATTATATTGGCTATCTTGACTATAAAAAGGAAAGGATTCGTAAGCTTTCCATGAAAGCCAGCACCTGCTCATTTAATCCTGGAGTTTTTGTTGCAAACCTGACAGAATGGAAAAGACAGAATATCACTAACCAGCTAGAAAAGTGGATGAAACTCAATGTAGA AGAAGGACTATATAGCAGAACACTGGCTGGCAGCATCACAACACCTCCTCTGCTGATCGTATTTTATCAACAACACTCCACTATTGACCCGATGTGGAATGTCCGCCACCTTG GCTCCAGTGCTGGAAAACGATATTCACCTCAGTTTGTAAAGGCTGCCAAGTTACTCCATTGGAACGGGCACTTTAAACCCTGGGGAAGAACTGCTTCATATTCTGATGTTTGGGAAAAATGGTATATTCCAGACCCAACAGGCAAATTCAGCTTAATTCGAAGACACATGGAaatctcaaatataaaataa
- the GLT8D1 gene encoding glycosyltransferase 8 domain-containing protein 1 isoform X2 yields the protein MSFRKVNIIILVLAVALFLLVLHHNFLGLSSLLRNEISDSGIVGLQPIDFVPNVPHPVVDGRQEEIPVVIAASEDRLGGAIAAMNSIQHNTRSNVIFYIVTLNHTVDHLRSWLNSGSLKNIRYKIVNFDTKLLEGKVKENPDQRESVKPLTFARFYLPILVPSAKKAIYMDDDVIVQGDIFALYNTPLKPGHAAAFSEDCDSAATKVVIRGAGNQYNYIGYLDYKKERIRKLSMKASTCSFNPGVFVANLTEWKRQNITNQLEKWMKLNVEEGLYSRTLAGSITTPPLLIVFYQQHSTIDPMWNVRHLATHGKKDASAG from the exons atgtCATTTCGTAAAG TAAACATCATCATCCTGGTCCTGGCCGTGGCTCTCTTCTTATTGGTTTTGCACCATAACTTCCTTGGTCTGAGTAGTTTGCTTAGGAATGAAATTTCAG ATTCAGGAATTGTGGGGCTTCAGCCTATAGACTTTGTCCCAAATGTTCCCCACCCAGTGGTAGATGGGAGACAAGAGGAGATTCCTGTGGTCATTGCTGCATCTGAGGACAGGCTCGGGGGGGCCATTGCAGCCATGAACAGCATTCAGCACAACACCCGCTCCAATGTGATTTTCTACATTGTCACACTCAACCATACAGTGGACCATCTCCG GTCCTGGCTCAACAGTGGCTCCCTGAAAAACATCAGGTACAAAATTGTGAACTTTGACACCAAACTTCTGGAGGGGAAAGTAAAGGAGAATCCTGACCAACGGGAATCTGTAAAACCA TTAACCTTTGCAAGGTTCTATTTGCCAATTCTGGTTCCCAGTGCAAAGAAGGCCATATATATGGATGATGATGTAATTGTACAAG GTGATATTTTTGCCCTTTATAATACACCACTAAAGCCAGGGCATGCAGCTGCATTTTCAGAAGATTGTGATTCAGCTGCCACTAAAGTTGTGATCCGAGGAGCAGGAAATCAG TACAATTATATTGGCTATCTTGACTATAAAAAGGAAAGGATTCGTAAGCTTTCCATGAAAGCCAGCACCTGCTCATTTAATCCTGGAGTTTTTGTTGCAAACCTGACAGAATGGAAAAGACAGAATATCACTAACCAGCTAGAAAAGTGGATGAAACTCAATGTAGA AGAAGGACTATATAGCAGAACACTGGCTGGCAGCATCACAACACCTCCTCTGCTGATCGTATTTTATCAACAACACTCCACTATTGACCCGATGTGGAATGTCCGCCACCTTG CAACCCATGGAAAAAAGGATGCTTCAGCTGGGTAA
- the GNL3 gene encoding guanine nucleotide-binding protein-like 3 isoform X2 — protein sequence MKRPKLKKSSKRMTCHKRYKIQKKVREHYRKLRKEAKKRGHKKPRKDPGIPNSAPFKEALLREAELRKQRLEELKQQQKLDRQKEVEKKRKLEADPNVKPSNEGPVKEEFGQHKAKNKAKLGKQNPKKLYCQELKKVIEISDVVLEVLDARDPLGCRCPQVEEAIIQGGQKKLILVLNKSDLVPRENLESWLNYLEKELPTVVFRASTNLKDRGKMIKVKKKAAPFKSEVCFGKESLWKLLRGFQEIYGKAIRVGVIGFPNVGKSSIINSLKQERTCNVGVSMGLTRNMQIVPLDKQLTVIDSPSLIVSPLNSATVLALRSPASIEVINPVEAASAILSQADARQVVLKFTVPDYKNSLEFFTLLAQRRGLHYKGGIPNVEGAAKLLWSEWTGATLGFYCQPPTSWTPSPHFNQSIVANMKSGFNLEELEKNNAHSIQAIRGPRLANSILFKSLGLTNGIIEENDIPEELPKQKERKEEQEVDEDIESDQECVDGEEAKKKDTGIFTSEEIREVPPEESRPGSHC from the exons ATGAAGCGGCCAA AGTTAAAGAAATCAAGTAAACGCATGACCTGCCATAAGcggtataaaatccaaaaaaag GTACGGGAACATTATAGAAAATTGAGAAAGGAAGCCAAAAAACGGGGTCATAAGAAGCCTAGGAAAGACCCAGGGATTCCAAACAGTGCTCCCTTCAAGGAGGCTCTTCTTCGAGAAGCTGAGCTAAGGAAACAGCGG CTTGAAGAACTAAAACAGCAGCAGAAACTTGACAGACAGAAGgaagtggaaaagaaaagaaaacttgaagCTGACCCTAATGTTAAACCATCTAACGAGGGACCTGTGAAGGAG GAATTTGGGCAACACAAAGCTAAGAACAAAGCCAAGCTGGGCAAACAGAATCCAAAGAAGTTATATTGTCAGGAACTTAAAAAG GTGATTGAGATCTCGGATGTTGTGTTAGAGGTTTTGGATGCCAGAGATCCTCTTGGTTGCAGGTGTCCCCAGGTAGAAGAGGCCATCATCCAGGGTGGACAGAAAAAGCTGATACTTGTATTAAATAAATCAG ATCTGGTGCCAAGGGAGAATTTGGAGAGCTGGCTAAACTATTTGGAGAAAGAATTGCCAACAGTCGTGTTCAGAGCCTCAACAAACCTGAAGGACAGAGGGAAGATGATCAAG GTAAAGAAGAAAGCTGCTCCATTCAAAAGTGAAGTCTGCTTTGGGAAGGAGAGCCTTTGGAAGCTTCTTCGAGGTTTTCAGGAGATTTATGGCAAAGCCATTCGGGTTGGTGTAATTG GTTTCCCAAATGTGGGAAAAAGCAGCATCATCAATAGCTTAAAACAAGAACGGACATGCAATGTTGGTGTATCCATGGGGCTTACAAG gaACATGCAGATTGTCCCCTTAGACAAACAGCTTACAGTTATAGACAGCCCCAGCTTGATTGTGTCTCCACTTAACTCTGCCACTGTACTTGCTCTGAGAAGTCCAGCAAGTATTGAAGTAATAAATCCAGTGGAGGCTGCCAGTGCCATCCTGTCCCAGGCTGATGCTCGACAG gtagTACTGAAATTTACTGTTCCCGACTATAAGAATTCTCTGGAATTTTTTACTTTGCTTGCTCAGAGAAGAGGACTGCACTATAAAGGTGGAATTCCAAATGTGGAAGGTGCTGCCAAACTGCTGTGGTCTGAATGGACAGG GGCCACCTTAGGTTTCTATTGCCAGCCCCCTACGTCCTGGACTCCTTCCCCACATTTTAATCAGAGTATTGTGGCAAACATGAAATCGGGCTTTAATCTGGAAGAACTTGAAAAGAATAATGCACACAGCATACAAG CCATCAGAGGCCCTCGTTTAGCCAATAGCATCCTTTTCAAGTCTTTGGGTCTGACAAATGGAATAATAGAGGAAAATGACATACCTGAGGAACTtccaaaacagaaagagaggaaggaggagcaGGAGGTTGATGAGGACATTGAGAGTGACCAGGAATGTGTTGATGGTGAAGAAGCAAAG AAAAAAGATACAGGCATATTCACTTCAGAAGAGATACGGGAGGTGCCACCTGAGGAATCTAGACCAG GGAGCCACTGTTGA
- the GNL3 gene encoding guanine nucleotide-binding protein-like 3 isoform X1, translating to MKRPKLKKSSKRMTCHKRYKIQKKVREHYRKLRKEAKKRGHKKPRKDPGIPNSAPFKEALLREAELRKQRLEELKQQQKLDRQKEVEKKRKLEADPNVKPSNEGPVKEEFGQHKAKNKAKLGKQNPKKLYCQELKKVIEISDVVLEVLDARDPLGCRCPQVEEAIIQGGQKKLILVLNKSDLVPRENLESWLNYLEKELPTVVFRASTNLKDRGKMIKVKKKAAPFKSEVCFGKESLWKLLRGFQEIYGKAIRVGVIGFPNVGKSSIINSLKQERTCNVGVSMGLTRNMQIVPLDKQLTVIDSPSLIVSPLNSATVLALRSPASIEVINPVEAASAILSQADARQVVLKFTVPDYKNSLEFFTLLAQRRGLHYKGGIPNVEGAAKLLWSEWTGATLGFYCQPPTSWTPSPHFNQSIVANMKSGFNLEELEKNNAHSIQAIRGPRLANSILFKSLGLTNGIIEENDIPEELPKQKERKEEQEVDEDIESDQECVDGEEAKKKDTGIFTSEEIREVPPEESRPGEQFYNQEPRPFDLSKMTEEEDDAYDFSTDYI from the exons ATGAAGCGGCCAA AGTTAAAGAAATCAAGTAAACGCATGACCTGCCATAAGcggtataaaatccaaaaaaag GTACGGGAACATTATAGAAAATTGAGAAAGGAAGCCAAAAAACGGGGTCATAAGAAGCCTAGGAAAGACCCAGGGATTCCAAACAGTGCTCCCTTCAAGGAGGCTCTTCTTCGAGAAGCTGAGCTAAGGAAACAGCGG CTTGAAGAACTAAAACAGCAGCAGAAACTTGACAGACAGAAGgaagtggaaaagaaaagaaaacttgaagCTGACCCTAATGTTAAACCATCTAACGAGGGACCTGTGAAGGAG GAATTTGGGCAACACAAAGCTAAGAACAAAGCCAAGCTGGGCAAACAGAATCCAAAGAAGTTATATTGTCAGGAACTTAAAAAG GTGATTGAGATCTCGGATGTTGTGTTAGAGGTTTTGGATGCCAGAGATCCTCTTGGTTGCAGGTGTCCCCAGGTAGAAGAGGCCATCATCCAGGGTGGACAGAAAAAGCTGATACTTGTATTAAATAAATCAG ATCTGGTGCCAAGGGAGAATTTGGAGAGCTGGCTAAACTATTTGGAGAAAGAATTGCCAACAGTCGTGTTCAGAGCCTCAACAAACCTGAAGGACAGAGGGAAGATGATCAAG GTAAAGAAGAAAGCTGCTCCATTCAAAAGTGAAGTCTGCTTTGGGAAGGAGAGCCTTTGGAAGCTTCTTCGAGGTTTTCAGGAGATTTATGGCAAAGCCATTCGGGTTGGTGTAATTG GTTTCCCAAATGTGGGAAAAAGCAGCATCATCAATAGCTTAAAACAAGAACGGACATGCAATGTTGGTGTATCCATGGGGCTTACAAG gaACATGCAGATTGTCCCCTTAGACAAACAGCTTACAGTTATAGACAGCCCCAGCTTGATTGTGTCTCCACTTAACTCTGCCACTGTACTTGCTCTGAGAAGTCCAGCAAGTATTGAAGTAATAAATCCAGTGGAGGCTGCCAGTGCCATCCTGTCCCAGGCTGATGCTCGACAG gtagTACTGAAATTTACTGTTCCCGACTATAAGAATTCTCTGGAATTTTTTACTTTGCTTGCTCAGAGAAGAGGACTGCACTATAAAGGTGGAATTCCAAATGTGGAAGGTGCTGCCAAACTGCTGTGGTCTGAATGGACAGG GGCCACCTTAGGTTTCTATTGCCAGCCCCCTACGTCCTGGACTCCTTCCCCACATTTTAATCAGAGTATTGTGGCAAACATGAAATCGGGCTTTAATCTGGAAGAACTTGAAAAGAATAATGCACACAGCATACAAG CCATCAGAGGCCCTCGTTTAGCCAATAGCATCCTTTTCAAGTCTTTGGGTCTGACAAATGGAATAATAGAGGAAAATGACATACCTGAGGAACTtccaaaacagaaagagaggaaggaggagcaGGAGGTTGATGAGGACATTGAGAGTGACCAGGAATGTGTTGATGGTGAAGAAGCAAAG AAAAAAGATACAGGCATATTCACTTCAGAAGAGATACGGGAGGTGCCACCTGAGGAATCTAGACCAG GTGAACAGTTTTATAATCAAGAACCAAGGCCTTTTGACTTGAGTAAAATGACTGAAGAGGAAGATGATGCTTATGACTTCAGTACAGACTACATATAA